The sequence below is a genomic window from bacterium 336/3.
AAATAGTTTCACAACATAAAAAAGGCAAATTAACAGCTCGTGAGCGTATAGATTTATTATTAGATGAAGGTTCTTTTGAAGAAATCGGAAAGTTTGTAATGCACAGAACCAAAGATTTTGGAATGGATAAGCAACATTTCTTAGGAGATGGGGTTATCACGGGTTATGGAACAGTTAATGGACGTTTGATATATGTTTTTTCGCAAGATTTTACTGTATTTGGAGGCTCTCTTTCAGAAGCTTATGCTGAAAAAATTTGTAAAATCATGGATTTAGCCATGAAAAATGGAGCTCCTGTGATTGGACTCAACGATTCAGGTGGAGCAAGAATTCAGGAAGGGGTTGTATCATTGGCTGGTTATGCTGATATTTTTTACAAAAACACTTTGGCTTCAGGAGTAATTCCACAACTTTCTGCCATTATGGGTCCTTGTGCTGGTGGTGCAGTATATTCACCAGCCATCACAGATTTTATTTTGATGACAGAAAACACTTCATATATGTTTGTTACAGGACCTAATGTGGTTAAAACTGTAACTCATGAAGATGTAAGTTCTGAAGATTTGGGTGGTGCTTCTGCTCATAGTACAAAATCTGGTGTTACACATTTCTCTTGTGCCAACGAAATAGATACTATTCAGCATATCAAAAAACTTCTTTCGTATATGCCTCAAAATTGCGAAGAAGATACTCCTATGGTAGCTTATGAGACTACGGGCGATGAATCTAGACCTTCTTTGGATGATATTATCCCTGATAATCCTAATCAGCCTTACGATATGCGAGAAATCATTGAAACAGTAGCAGATGAAGGTAGCTTTTTAGAAGTTCATAAAAATTTTGCTGAAAATATTGTGGTTGGCTTTGCTCGTTTAGGTGGCAGAAGTATTGGAATTGTAGGCAACCAACCTGCTGTACTTGCAGGTGTTTTGGATATCAATGCAAGTATCAAGGCTGCTCGCTTTGTTCGTTTTTGTGATAGCTTTAATATTCCTTTACTTGTGTTTGAAGATGTCCCCGGCTTTTTACCTGGTACAGATCAAGAGTGGCATGGTATCATCACACATGGAGCGAAACTATTGTATGCTTTTTGCGAAGCTACTGTTCCAAGAATCACAGTCATTACCCGCAAAGCTTATGGTGGAGCTTATGATGTGATGAACTCTAAACACATTGGAGCAGACATGAATTATGCTTGGCCTACTGCCGAAATTGCTGTAATGGGTGCAAAAGGTGCTGCTGAAATCATTTTCAAGAAAGAAATTTCAGAAGCAGAAAATCCTGAAACCAAACTTCAGGAAAAAGTAGATGAGTATGAGAAGAAATTTGCAAACCCTTATAGAGCAGCTTTCAGGGGCTACATTGATGAAGTAATTATGCCATCACAAACACGCAAAAAATTAATCAAAGCATTTAAAATGCTTGAAAACAAAGTGGCTGTATTACCTAAAAAGAAACATGGAAATATTCCTTTATAATAACTAACTAAAACTTAATTCTCAAACTTTTATGAACTCTCAAGAAGCTAAAAATAGAATAGAAGAACTTTCTCAGAAAATTAATTATTACAACGATAAATACTATCAAGAACATATATCAGAAATATCTGATTATGATTTTGATATACTTTTAGAAGAATTAGTACGTCTAGAAGGTCAGTTTCCAGAATATAAGACACCTGATTCGCCCACTTTGCGTGTAGGAGGGGGCATTACTAAAGAGTTTGCTTCTGTAAAACATAAATATCCTATGCTTTCTTTGGGTAATACATACTCAGAGCAAGAAGTAAGAGATTTTGATGAACGTGTCAAGAAGTTTTTAAATACACAAGACGATATTGAATATGTTTGTGAGATGAAATTTGATGGCGTTTCGATGAGCCTTACCTATGAAAATGGCATCTTGAAACAAGCTGTTACACGTGGAGATAGTGTACAAGGAGATGACGTAACTACCAATATTAAAACGATTAAAACAATTCCACTCAAACTCAAATCAGGCGATTATCCCACCAATTTTGAGGTACGTGGAGAGGTTTTTATGTCCAAACAAAATTTTGAGAAACTTAATAAAGACAGAGAGGATATAGGCGAAACTTTATATGCCAATCCAAGAAATACAGCCTCAGGTACAGTAAAATTGCAAGATTCTGCTGAAGTAGCTCGTCGTGGTTTAGATTGCTTCTTATATTTTTTATTGGGAGAGAATCTACCTTATCCTTCTCATTCAGAAGCTTTAGAAGCATTAAGCAAATGGGGGTTTCAGGTTTCTGACACTTATAAAAAATGTAAAAATATAGAGGAAGTTTTAGAATACATCAAAGCTTGGGAACAGAAACGCCATACATTGCCCGTAGAAACTGATGGAGCTGTTATCAAAGTGAATAATTTTTCTAAACAGGAAGAACTTGGTCTTACAGCAAAATCTCCTCGTTGGGCTATTGCTTTCAAATATAAAGCAGAAAGTGTAGGAACACTTTTACAAGAAATTACTTATCAGGTAGGCAGGACAGGAGCTGTAACACCCGTAGCAGAACTAAAACCTGTACAATTGGCAGGAACAACCGTCAAAAGAGCCTCATTACACAACGCCAATGAGATTGAACGTTTAGGCTTACGTATTGGTGATACTGTTTTTGTTGAAAAAGGTGGTGAAATTATACCCAAAGTAACAGGTGTTGATTTAACAAAACGTCCTGTAAGTAGCATTCCTTTGATTTATATTCAAAATTGTCCTGAATGTAATACAACTTTGGTACGCAAGGAGGGTGAAGCATTGCATTATTGCCCTAACGAAAAAGGTTGTCCACCTCAAATCAAAGGTAAAATTGAGCATTTTGTTCAGCGAAAAGCTATGGATATCAGCAGTTTGGGCGAAAAAATTATTGAACAATTATACAATGCAGGTTTAATCAAAAATTTTGCTGATTTATATGATTTAAAGCAAAACCAACTAGAAGCATTGGATAGAATGGGAGAGAAATCAGCTACGAAAATCATCAAGAATGTAGAGGAATCGAAAATGATTCCATTTGAAAGAGTTTTATTTGCTTTGGGTATTCGTTTTGTAGGAGCAACTGTTGCAAAAAAATTAGCTGATTACTTTGAAAATATAGATTCTTTATCGCAAGCCACTCTAGAAATGCTCACTCAAGTGCCTGAAATTGGAGATAGAATAGCACAAAGTGTTGTAGAATATTTTGCCGAACCTGATAGTCAAGACATTGTGAAACGGTTAAAAGCCTCTGGCTTAAGTTTGGTTACTCAAAAGCAAGCAGTAGAGCAAAAGGGGACAAGTTTAGCAGGCAAAACTTTTGTGGTTTCGGGTGTTTTCAGCCAATTTAGCAGAGAGGGTATTGAAGGTGAAATTGAAGCACATGGAGGCAAATTGCTTTCTGGAGTTTCAGGGAAATTAGATTATTTGGTAGCAGGTGATAAAATGGGCCCTTCTAAACTTGAAAAAGCTCAGAAATTGGGTATCAAAATTATCTCAGAGGAAGATTTTATTAAAATGATTTCTTAATAAAAAGGAGGCAAAAGCCTCTTTTTTATTTTTATAACAATTGTGAATTTTTCTTTTCGTTATTATCAATGATGTTTTGTTTAAAATCATACAAAACATTTCCATTATCACTTACTCTTAATTGAGCATATCCATTATTCACTAATTTTTCCAAACGTTCTTGAGCTTGGTCTTTATTCAAAGATGTTTGTGAAGATAATTCTTGAGCAGAAATAATTCCACCTCTCAAATTCGCAAAACGCATAATCATTTCATCTGTAAGCTCAAAACCACTTTTTTGCACTTGTTGTTGTTCTTTAGCTTTATTAGCTTTTCTACGATTTGCAATGAAAACCCCTATGGCCACTGCTATACCAATTACTATAAAATTGAAATTATGCTCCATACATCTGAAATATTTTTTTTATTATTTTGAAATTAACACTATTTTGCAAATATTGGTTATCTTTTTTGTAATTTGATAACATCTTACATTTTAAAATTTTTAAGGCTATATGCTCTTTGGTCAAACAATACGAAATTTAAAAAGAATTAGACAAATTACCAATATTTTATTGAAATATGGTTTTGAAGATATTGTTGCCAATACCCCTCTAAAAGCTATTATACCAGCCAGTAGGCGTTTAGCTCGTTTAAGAGGAGAAAATATAACAGAAAAATATACGAGACCACAGCTATCACGTATGGCTGCTGAAGAATTGGGACCCACTTTTGTTAAATTAGCCCAAATTTTAGCTAATAGACCTGACATTGTATCCGAAGAATATCAGCACGAATTTGAAAAATTACAAAGCCAAGTAGCTCCATTTCCAACAGAAATTGCGAAGAAAATTATTGAACAAGAGCTTAAAAAACCTATTGAGGAAATATTTTTAGAATTTGGTGATAAACCTATAGGCTCTGCTTCTATTGGGCAAGTACATTTGGCTAAGTTCCAAGATGGGCAAGAAGTAGTTGTGAAAGTACAACGCCCTGATGTCGCTAAAAAAGTAATGACAGACTTAGCTATCATCAAAGACATTGTAAAAAGAGGAGATAATTTCTTCAAAGAACAAGGCTTTTACAATATTATGGATATTGTAGTGGCTTTTGAAAAAAGTATTAAAAAAGAATTAGATTATACCAATGAAGCTCGGTATATAGACCAATTTAGAACTTATTACAAAGATTATAAAAACTTCTATGTTCCTAAAGCCTTTTTAGAATACACTACAAAACAAGTAATGGTTTTGGAATTTGTAAAAGGTTGTAAAATTACAGATGTCAATCAACTTAAAAAATGGGGTATAGAACCAACCAAAATAGCTGAGGCTGGTATGGATATTTACCTAACTCAAATCTTTCAACATGGTTATTTTCATGCTGACCCACACCCAGGTAATATCCTTATTCAAGAAAATGGGCGTATTTGTTTGATTGATTTTGGAATGGTTGGAAAGCTCACAAAGAACGACAGATTTGCTTTTGCTGGTGTCCTCATTGCAATGGCTCAACAAAACCCAAAAGAAATGGCTCGAAGTTTCAAAGCTTTAGCTATTGATTCAGCTATTGAAGATGACAAAATATTTGAAGCGGCCTTAGGCGAACTGATTGATGATTTTGTTTCATTGGATGTAAATCAGTCAAGTATGAGTGATATGGCAGCCAGATTACAAGAAATCATTAGAGATTTTAGGCTTCAAGTACCAGGTGGTGTTTTTATTATTCTAAGGGCTTTAACTATTTTAGAGGGTATCGGAAAAACCATTCACCCTACATTTCAAACCTACGAGTTTTTTAAACCTTATGGAGTTAAAATTTTCTTAGATCAATATTCTCCCAAAAACTTAGGTGAAGATGCTCTTAATACTGCACGCTCATTTGTAGGATTTTTAACTGATTTCCCTCGTGAAGTACGGGAAATCTTGCATAAATTACGTAAAGGTCGAATCCATATCGAGACTGAATTAATGGGCTATCAACCTGCTATACAAAGCATTACGAAAGCCATTCGTTATTTAGCCATTAGCATTTTGATAGTTGGTTTATTGGTAGGTTCTTCTATGATGGCAAATGTAGAATTTTCAAAAATTTCAACCCTTAGTATTATTGGTTTTAGTGCTGCGGGACTTTTAATGTTTAGTTTATTTTGGAAATCTTTTTTTACAGATGATTAATGAAAAGGTATTTGTATGCGTATCTTTTTTTTCTTTCTATTTCAGGAGTGGCTCAAAACAGGTTAGATAGCTTATTAAACCAAATACCCAAGGCTACAAAACAAAACTATCGAGAAATTATTCATAAAACGATTGTAGAAATAAGAAAAGTTAAAGAAAAAAAGAATTTAGAAAAGTCCTTAGAATTATTTTATGCCAAAAGCCAAAAAGTTTCTTTTGTTGAGATGTCTTTACTTGCTCAAATAGAATTGGCTAAATATTATTTTGACCAAAAGCAAGAAGCAAAAAGTTTAGAATTAGCCTTTGAGGCATATTATAAAGCAAAAGAAACAGAATCTTTTTATGAGAATGCAGAAGTATCAGCATTTTTGGCTTCGTTATATGTTCTTGGTGAGAATAATCAAAAAGCTATGGCTTATGCTTTGGAAGCTCAATCTATTTATGAAAAAATAAATATGTCTGAAAAAGCAAACTCATTATTTTACGATATGGGGCTTGTACAATACAGACTTAAACAATGGGATAAGTCGTTGAATTCCTTATTAAAAATACAAGAATCTTATCTGGTTGTATTAAACGAACAAGAGCAAATTAATTATTATAATGCAATTGGACTGATATATAGAAAGACAAATAATTTTCTGAAAGCTATTCAATACTTTCAGAAAGCTACAGAAGTAGCTCAGAAGTTCAATAGGAATGATTGGATAGGGATTTTAACAGGCAATCTTGGTGATGTTTATGCTGCTCAAAAAATGTTTGATTCTGCTCGCAAACATTGGAAGATAGATATAGATACTTGCATTAAGTATAAAATCTGGGGCAACGTAGTTGCAACATCAAATTTTTGGGCAGATAGTTACTACCAAGAAAATAAATTTAATGAAGCTCTTGAGTATTATCAAAAATCTCTTCAATATTTAGATTCATTGCCAGATAAAGAATTTAATAATCGTTTTACTACGTATAAAGGATGTTCCAATATTTATTTTAAGCTTAAAGATTTTGAAAAAGCTTTGTTTTATGAAAAACAAGCCAATATTTATTACGATTCTTTACAGAATTTTTTAAAAGCTTCTGAAGTATTACAGACACAAACAAATTTTGAAGTTTCTATCAAAGAAAAAGAGCTATTGAGTAAAAGATTAGAGGCTACAAGAAGAGAAAGATTCATTTGGATTGGGATTAGTATTTTGATTTTACTTATTGGTGTATTAGGTTGGTTGCTCAGACGACAATATCTTTTGAATGTTGTTATTTTGAAACAAAAAAGCAACATAATAAATCAAAACGAAGAAATTAACAGACAAAATGAAGAACTTTGGGAGCAACAACAAGAAATTTTATCCCAAACAGAAGTGATTTATGAGCGAAATCAGGAACAAGAAATCTTAATCCAGAAACTTCATGAAAACGAAGCTTTTTTAAGAGAAGCTCTTGATGAAGTGGTTAAAAGCGAAAAAATCATCAATGAAAAAAATGAAATGCTTTTATCATATAACAAAAACTTAGAAGATGAAGTTGTTCTTAGGACTCATGAATTGAGTCAAAAAAATCAAGAATTAATTCAAACTAATAGCCAATTAGAGCAATTTGCCTATGTTTTAGCTCACAACTTACGTTCTCCTATTGCACGTCTGAGAGGTTTAGTCAGTTGTATTGATATGGGTAATACCAATAGTTCAGAAAATTTTAAAATCATAGAATATATTGGTACTTCAGCTTTGGAGTTAGATTCTATTGTAAAAGATTTGAATAAAATTTTAGAAATCAAAAAGAATGTAAAAGAAGTTTATGAGTTAGTCCATATTTATGAACGAATTAGTGAAAATCTAGAAAATATCAAATCAGATTATCCAAGTATTGATTTTGATTTAGATTTAGCATTACA
It includes:
- a CDS encoding methylmalonyl-CoA carboxyltransferase, whose protein sequence is MPMNSGKTKSEKYEVLRQKNEEALLAGGADKIVSQHKKGKLTARERIDLLLDEGSFEEIGKFVMHRTKDFGMDKQHFLGDGVITGYGTVNGRLIYVFSQDFTVFGGSLSEAYAEKICKIMDLAMKNGAPVIGLNDSGGARIQEGVVSLAGYADIFYKNTLASGVIPQLSAIMGPCAGGAVYSPAITDFILMTENTSYMFVTGPNVVKTVTHEDVSSEDLGGASAHSTKSGVTHFSCANEIDTIQHIKKLLSYMPQNCEEDTPMVAYETTGDESRPSLDDIIPDNPNQPYDMREIIETVADEGSFLEVHKNFAENIVVGFARLGGRSIGIVGNQPAVLAGVLDINASIKAARFVRFCDSFNIPLLVFEDVPGFLPGTDQEWHGIITHGAKLLYAFCEATVPRITVITRKAYGGAYDVMNSKHIGADMNYAWPTAEIAVMGAKGAAEIIFKKEISEAENPETKLQEKVDEYEKKFANPYRAAFRGYIDEVIMPSQTRKKLIKAFKMLENKVAVLPKKKHGNIPL
- a CDS encoding DNA ligase, giving the protein MNSQEAKNRIEELSQKINYYNDKYYQEHISEISDYDFDILLEELVRLEGQFPEYKTPDSPTLRVGGGITKEFASVKHKYPMLSLGNTYSEQEVRDFDERVKKFLNTQDDIEYVCEMKFDGVSMSLTYENGILKQAVTRGDSVQGDDVTTNIKTIKTIPLKLKSGDYPTNFEVRGEVFMSKQNFEKLNKDREDIGETLYANPRNTASGTVKLQDSAEVARRGLDCFLYFLLGENLPYPSHSEALEALSKWGFQVSDTYKKCKNIEEVLEYIKAWEQKRHTLPVETDGAVIKVNNFSKQEELGLTAKSPRWAIAFKYKAESVGTLLQEITYQVGRTGAVTPVAELKPVQLAGTTVKRASLHNANEIERLGLRIGDTVFVEKGGEIIPKVTGVDLTKRPVSSIPLIYIQNCPECNTTLVRKEGEALHYCPNEKGCPPQIKGKIEHFVQRKAMDISSLGEKIIEQLYNAGLIKNFADLYDLKQNQLEALDRMGEKSATKIIKNVEESKMIPFERVLFALGIRFVGATVAKKLADYFENIDSLSQATLEMLTQVPEIGDRIAQSVVEYFAEPDSQDIVKRLKASGLSLVTQKQAVEQKGTSLAGKTFVVSGVFSQFSREGIEGEIEAHGGKLLSGVSGKLDYLVAGDKMGPSKLEKAQKLGIKIISEEDFIKMIS